One Nocardia iowensis DNA window includes the following coding sequences:
- a CDS encoding DNA-3-methyladenine glycosylase, whose product MAGVCADELAVEPPVAARRLLGSILWSGPVGVRIVEVEAYGGDPAGPWPDPGSHSGRGRTKRNAVMFGPAGVLYVYLSYGMHTCVNVTSGPDGAASAVLIRSGEVVAGIDEARARRRTARTDTDLAKGPGNLGSALGISLSDYGTPLFDASSPIRLELGDAVAAKQIASGPRVGVSAAADLAWRFWLPSSPAVSTYRRSPRAPRAEAS is encoded by the coding sequence ATGGCGGGTGTGTGTGCCGATGAACTAGCCGTGGAGCCGCCCGTTGCCGCCCGTCGATTGCTGGGGTCCATTCTGTGGTCCGGGCCGGTCGGCGTCCGGATCGTCGAGGTCGAGGCCTACGGAGGTGATCCGGCCGGACCGTGGCCGGACCCGGGGTCGCATTCCGGGCGCGGGCGAACCAAGCGCAACGCGGTGATGTTCGGCCCGGCCGGGGTGCTGTACGTGTACCTCAGCTACGGCATGCATACCTGCGTCAATGTCACGAGCGGGCCGGACGGCGCGGCCAGCGCTGTGCTGATCCGATCCGGTGAGGTGGTGGCCGGGATCGACGAGGCGCGCGCCCGACGCCGCACCGCGCGCACCGATACCGACCTGGCCAAGGGGCCGGGAAATCTGGGCAGTGCGCTGGGAATTTCGTTGAGCGACTACGGAACTCCGCTGTTCGACGCATCCTCGCCGATCCGGCTCGAACTCGGCGATGCCGTCGCCGCGAAGCAGATCGCCAGTGGTCCACGCGTCGGCGTGAGCGCCGCGGCGGACTTGGCATGGCGGTTCTGGCTCCCGTCGTCACCCGCGGTCTCCACCTACCGG